GCTCCTCGATCGGCAGGGCCAGGTCCGCGGCGAGCGCGGCGTCCGTCGGGGACGGGCCCATGTCGATGCCCTCGGCCTCGACGTTGAGCTCCCGGGCCAGGCCGAACAGCTCGACGAGGGTCTTGCCCGCCGAGGCCACCGCGTCGCGCGGCAGCATGGCCGGCTTGGTCTCCACGTCCAGGATCAGGCGGTCGAAGTCGGTGCGCTGCTCGACTCGGGTCGCCTCGACCTTGTAGGTGACCTTCAGCACGGGCGAGTAGATGGAGTCGATCGGGATCCGGCCGATCTCCTGGCCCGGCTGCTTGTTCTGCGCGGCCGAGACGTAGCCGCGGCCGCGCTCGACCGTCAGCTCCATCTCCAGCTTGGCCTTGTTGTTCAGCGTGGCGATGTGCAGGTCCGGGTTGTGGACCTCCACGCCCGCCGGCGGCGCGATGTCGGCCGCGGTCACCTCGCCGGGGCCCTGCTTGCGCAGGTACATGACGACGGGCTCGTCGTGCTCGGAGGAGACGACGAGCTCCTTCAGGT
The sequence above is drawn from the Actinomadura hallensis genome and encodes:
- a CDS encoding DNA-directed RNA polymerase subunit alpha, which translates into the protein MLIAQRPTLTEEQVDEYRSRFTIEPLEPGFGYTIGNSLRRTLLSSIPGAAVTSIRIEGVLHEFSTVPGVKEDVTDIILNLKELVVSSEHDEPVVMYLRKQGPGEVTAADIAPPAGVEVHNPDLHIATLNNKAKLEMELTVERGRGYVSAAQNKQPGQEIGRIPIDSIYSPVLKVTYKVEATRVEQRTDFDRLILDVETKPAMLPRDAVASAGKTLVELFGLARELNVEAEGIDMGPSPTDAALAADLALPIEELNLTVRSYNCLKREGIHSVGELVARSEQDLLDIRNFGAKSIEEVKQKLSDMGLSLKDSPPGFDPSAAADTYGDDDQSYAETEQY